One genomic window of Silurus meridionalis isolate SWU-2019-XX chromosome 22, ASM1480568v1, whole genome shotgun sequence includes the following:
- the acot13 gene encoding acyl-coenzyme A thioesterase 13, giving the protein MVSLSINSLRQVMRAMLESPRFDRVLNKVELISASPGKVVCQFKVEKEHTNQGGTLHGGMTATLVDVISTAALLYTERGAPGVSVDMNITYINAAKVGEELLITAQVLKQGRTMGFTTVDLTNKANGKLIAQGRHTKHLGS; this is encoded by the exons ATGGTTTCTTTGTCTATAAACTCGCTGAGACAGGTGATGCGGGCCATGCTGGAGTCTCCTAGATTTGACCGGGTTTTAAATAAG GTCGAATTGATTTCAGCCAGTCCGGGGAAAGTCGTGTGTCAGTTTAAAGTGGAAAAGGAGCACACTAACCAAGGAGGAACCCTGCACGGAGGAATGACCGCCACTCTGGTTGATGTGATTTCCACTGCTGCGCTCTTGTACACGGAGAGAGGAGCACCTGGAGTCAGCGTCGACATGAACATCAC GTATATCAACGCAGCCAAGGTTGGAGAAGAGCTCTTGATAACCGCGCAGGTTTTAAAGCAAGGACGCACTATGGGATTCACGACTGTTGATTTAACAAACAAAGCGAATGGCAAACTGATCGCTCAGGGAAGACACACGAAGCACCTTGGCAGCTGA
- the c22h6orf62 gene encoding uncharacterized protein C6orf62 homolog has translation MGDPNSRRNQTRNRLRAQLRKKRESLADQFDFKIYIAFVFKEKKKKAALFEVAEVMPVMTNNYEENILKGVKDSSYSLESSLDLLQKDVVQLHAPRYQSMRRDVIGCTQEMDFILWPRNDIEKIVCLLFSRWKGADHEPFRPVQAKFEFHHGDYEKQFLHALGRKDKAGMVMNNPNQSLFLFLDRQHLQTPKTKATVFKLCSLCLYLPQDQLTCWGVGDIEDHLRPYMPD, from the exons ATGGGAGACCCAAACTCTCGACGAAATCAAACCCGAAACCGACTCCGTGCCCAGCTGCGGAAGAAACGAGAATCCTTGGCTGACCAGTTTGACTTCAAAATCTACATTGCCTTCGTGTTTAAGGAAAAG AAAAAGAAGGCTGCACTTTTTGAGGTAGCGGAAGTGATGCCTGTAATGACTAACAACTATGAAGAAAATATCCTCAAAGGAGTGAAGGATTCAAGCTACTCCTTAGAAAGTTCTTTGGATCTTCTTCAGAAAGATGTTGTGCAGTTGCACGCCCCTCGCTACCAATCTATGCGCAGG GATGTAATAGGTTGCACACAGGAGATGGACTTCATTCTTTGGCCCCGCAATGATATCGAGAAGATAGTGTGTCTTCTGTTCTCCAGATGGAAGGGAGCAGATCATGAACCCTTCAGGCCTGTTCAG GCCAAGTTTGAATTTCACCACGGGGACTATGAGAAGCAGTTTTTGCACGCTCTTGGCCGTAAGGACAAGGCTGGGATGGTGATGAACAACCCAAATCagtctttgtttcttttcttggaCAGACAGCACTTGCAG actcCAAAAACCAAGGCCACAGTTTTCAAGTTGTGCAGCCTCTGCCTCTACCTGCCACAGGATCAGCTGACCTGTTGGGGGGTCGGAGACATCGAAGACCACCTTCGCCCGTACATGCCAGATTAG